A DNA window from Macadamia integrifolia cultivar HAES 741 chromosome 4, SCU_Mint_v3, whole genome shotgun sequence contains the following coding sequences:
- the LOC122075179 gene encoding uncharacterized protein LOC122075179 isoform X1, translated as MPGNEIEDKVHNFFDQDNLSQVQRQLQVTGGNQAVVNSSLWAGGQEQIGTPLTSNSKNYSVQQADSGIGNGMQPSRVSHGTDFNLLPLRSEFAKGQSRNQHPSLNGFMHGHQGFQTRQHQAEFLGGGARSFSVLEPQQGNGSEPSPGLTKSSERLETAEVPSNFDFLGAQHLLMRGQQSGLPQPRPRQQSGFNDILPWQQQLMIKQLQQLQRQQQLQQLDQARQQNSINQLTSIAKQTAGGQLPALVNGTPVHDSSNFLWPNEHIGGDSKVVPSSSQMFMVGGMNWVQRSGSPSMQGFPNGVMFSNEQGQSLCSMGIVPQQLDQSLHGSSITSTRGNLNQYANIQGFSHDSADMLTKTSNNQIEKPLIQSSSLNNSFQGDQCVAFQDQVCMQDGASVSKQGLQGKSLFGHVPGQGFSGEVLSGNVQQFNSVPRNSHVQELQGRQERPGWSGNLQEKPMPQVGPSQGLVALDPTEERILFNSDDGIWDAPLGRSNSMGTGVYGNPVEGPDYFSAFPSIQSGSWSALMQSAVAETSSSDTGVQEEWSGLSFQKTEPSTGNQPATFNDTGKGQTSWVDSNLQTASSLTSRPFPLFDDANMSPSSCNVPGFQQSSVKFPYKQSVEVRPDSSHESVQQSPKDSGKRLDHRPQQKPHVEGSHQFQSHMHLDNTPDGAWDGPIYEQSETAAHSMDVELNSQNMPGSWAHQQNISSYNIGSYPCNKANGWNINEALSPSGDATLKARENAHIVQHSLSSDDKRAMQADGNHNSLLWKADGNAVSMPFRNSASGLEHIKSGTGSPQVNPEDSQMNNFTALPDSSNTKSNQEINQQLAHSHPFDYGKQAFDSSLKYKGNESGGRYQHQLSNVPQVFESSSNNSERASGDTFDNKQESSFQQEISNDSYNSSRPHRTVPGGVDNAWLNANNSNLPEANQKSFGHIGPKTSEPRKFQYHPMGSLGVNMEPAEIVKHVTHSRALFQQVTQGLKGQEKGHSNFVGHLSNNAMDIDKGHVADFQGGMKRSEETPSRGALPGYGSNMSAPFDGPSGFYAPNRTAQTSHNMLELLHKVDQSGEHGAVKQFDPSDHNRSFEMPEAEASETFAAHLRRPQSSASQGFGLRLAPPSQRLPVSSHSFPSQSSSQAVNNLDSRLADPEVAERGQTWLTSTAPVQSLSHSREMSQREHWDNKTSFSGQAGNENSLSNMQGKSAAFTSSLPYPRHQHHSQGGPFDSLASRLTRTNNSQDRVASDQSAQALLPGSSSRVAPFNLGSPADTSQPITSSSSYRVSGQQLPVLESVSVSQPLVTSGMSQQGAFSKMLHNVCNNVSRQRLSAGQPHKVPTSLVPSINPSYNNLETTSLAQKLGDQDVKKGVNNSSEYGASPTNPQWFPHGEDQPRKESSWHQVPSEKAERAQLTEVASQGQDSVAKQLLDGNSIASPSLLAQRHQQEIDRGRNGKDPVVVSQTEYPSIQNPPSSNRDVEVFGRSLTPSNIRQNYSLLHQMQVMKGVETNPSQRVSKRFKGPDFDPDGQQAAAKAGQQLSYGYSAMIGDAADHGLKSAAQRSSFSSGDTKMLSFSSEVREDPNASVASQHAPPQDMVTFSRNDSQNQSSNMNMLSNRAEHSKISLQMAPSWFEQYGTFKNGQMLPMYDARRTAKTAAQQFFFENSSESLPTHAQIEQVNAADASQLSGVWHGTTSAVVVSERSSPLGSLPPDATDRILAAVRPKKRKSTTSGLLPWHKEVTQGSQRLHNISVAELDWAQAANRLIEKAEEEAEIIEDVQPLVRPRRRLILTTQLMQQLFRPGPASILSAEATSNYESVIYFIAKLALGDACSLIYSPGSGSRVQPGCANMTSEKVKLSERTVDQYLLKAVEEIIDRVRKLENDLLRLDKRASISDLRVDCQDLESFSVINRFAKFHGRSHSDGAETSSSSDAGVTAQRIFPQRYVTALPLPRNLPDGVQCLSL; from the exons ATGCCTGGGAATGAAATTGAAGACAAGGTCCACAATTTCTTTGACCAAGATAATTTGTCCCAGGTTCAGCGCCAGTTGCAGGTTACAGGTGGAAATCAAGCAGTTGTTAATAGCAGTCTGTGGGCTGGGGGCCAGGAACAGATTGGAACACCTCTGACTTCCAACTCAAAGAACTACAGTGTGCAGCAAGCTG ATTCTGGGATTGGAAATGGCATGCAGCCTTCAAGAGTTTCACATGGCACAGACTTCAACCTGTTACCACTGAGGTCAGAGTTTGCTAAGGGCCAATCCAGAAACCAACATCCGAGTCTGAATGGTTTTATGCATGGACATCAAGGCTTCCAGACAAGGCAACATCAGGCAGAGTTTCTGGGAGGAGGGGCAAGAAGCTTTTCTGTTCTTGAACCACAGCAAGGGAATGGTTCTGAACCAAGTCCTGGCTTAACCAAATCTTCAGAGAGGTTGGAAACTGCTGAGGTTCCTAGTAATTTTGACTTTCTTGGTGCTCAACATCTGCTAATGAGGGGGCAACAATCAGGCTTACCACAGCCTCGGCCGAGGCAGCAGTCTGGGTTTAATGACATTTTGCCATGGCAACAACAATTAATGATCAAACAACTGCAACAACTTCAGCGGCAGCAGCAGCTTCAGCAATTAGATCAAGCAAGGCAGCAAAATTCGATCAACCAGTTAACTTCGATTGCGAAACAGACTGCTGGTGGTCAGTTACCAGCTCTAGTGAATGGCACACCTGTCCATGATTCGTCTAACTTCTTGTGGCCAAATGAGCATATTGGTGGCGACTCAAAGGTAGTACCTAGTTCCTCACAAATGTTTATGGTTGGTGGAATGAATTGGGTACAGCggagtggttctccttccatgcAAGGATTTCCTAATGGAGTTATGTTTTCGAATGAACAAGGTCAGTCCCTTTGTTCAATGGGGATTGTTCCTCAACAGCTGGACCAATCTCTACATGGTTCTTCTATCACTAGCACGAGAGGAAATTTGAATCAATACGCTAATATACaaggattttcacatgattcagctgatatgttgaccaAGACAAGTAATAACCAAATAGAGAAGCCTTTGATTCAGTCATCATCCTTAAATAACTCTTTTCAGGGAGATCAGTGTGTGGCATTTCAGGACCAGGTATGCATGCAGGATGGTGCTTCGGTTTCCAAGCAGGGATTACAAGGGAAAAGTTTGTTTGGGCATGTTCCTGGTCAAGGGTTTAGTGGTGAAGTTTTATCTGGTAACGTCCAGCAATTTAATTCCGTCCCTAGGAATTCACATGTGCAGGAATTACAAGGGAGGCAGGAGCGACCTGGTTGGTCAGGAAACTTGCAAGAAAAACCAATGCCACAGGTTGGCCCTTCTCAGGGTTTAGTTGCCCTAGATCCAACAGAAGAAAGGATTTTGTTCAATTCAGATGATGGTATTTGGGATGCTCCTTTGGGCAGGAGCAACAGCATGGGTACAGGAGTCTATGGGAATCCTGTGGAAGGTCCAGATTACTTTAGTGCATTTCCTTCCATTCAGAGTGGAAGCTGGAGTGCTCTTATGCAATCTGCTGTTGCAGAAACTTCTAGCAGTGACACTGGGGTACAGGAAGAGTGGAGTGGCTTGAGTTTTCAGAAAACAGAACCGTCAACTGGGAATCAGCCAGCAACATTTAATGACACCGGGAAGGGACAAACAAGTTGGGTTGATAGCAACTTGCAGACTGCATCTTCTTTAACTTCAAGGCCTTTTCCTCTATTTGATGATGCCAACATGAGTCCAAGTAGTTGTAATGTTCCTGGTTTTCAGCAGTCGAGTGTCAAGTTTCCGTATAAGCAGAGTGTGGAGGTGCGGCCTGATTCTTCTCATGAATCTGTTCAACAGTCTCCTAAAGATAGTGGGAAAAGGTTGGATCACAGACCTCAGCAAAAGCCACATGTTGAGGGGAGTCATCAATTTCAATCACATATGCATTTGGACAATACTCCTGATGGTGCTTGGGATGGTCCAATATATGAGCAGTCAGAGACTGCTGCACATTCTATGGATGTGGAATTAAATTCTCAGAACATGCCGGGTTCTTGGGCTCACCAGCAGAACATATCCTCCTACAATATTGGTAGCTATCCCTGTAATAAGGCTAATGGTTGGAATATTAATGAGGCCCTGTCCCCAAGTGGTGATGCTACACTAAAAGCTCGTGAGAATGCACACATTGTACAACATTCTCTGAGCAGTGATGATAAGAGAGCCATGCAAGCAGATGGGAATCATAATAGTCTTTTATGGAAGGCCGATGGTAATGCTGTGTCAATGCCCTTCCGTAATTCAGCTTCAGGATTGGAACATATAAAATCTGGCACTGGTAGTCCACAGGTAAACCCAGAAGATTCCCAGATGAATAACTTTACTGCTTTACCTGATTCAAGCAATACAAAGAGTAATCAGGAGATTAACCAACAACTTGCACATAGTCATCCTTTTGATTATGGTAAGCAAGCTTTTGATTCTTCTCTGAAGTATAAGGGAAATGAGAGTGGGGGAAGGTATCAGCATCAGCTCAGCAATGTTCCACAAGTTTTTGAATCATCATCAAATAATTCTGAAAGGGCTTCTGGTGACACATTTGACAACAAGCAGGAGAGCAGCTTCCAGCAAGAGATCTCTAATGACAGCTATAACTCCAGTCGGCCCCATCGTACTGTTCCAGGAGGTGTTGATAATGCCTGGTTGAATGCAAACAATTCTAATTTGCCTGAGGCAAaccaaaagtcttttggtcataTTGGCCCGAAAACCTCTGAGCCTCGTAAATTTCAGTATCATCCAATGGGAAGTTTGGGTGTGAACATGGAACCTGCTGAAATCGTGAAACATGTCACACATTCACGCGCTCTATTCCAGCAGGTTACTCAAGGATTGAAGGGTCAAGAGAAAGGTCACTCAAATTTTGTTGGTCATCTTTCTAACAATGCCATGGACATTGATAAG GGGCATGTGGCAGATTTCCAAGGAGGCATGAAAAGATCAGAGGAAACACCTTCTAGAGGCGCTCTTCCTGGCTATGGATCCAATATGTCTGCACCTTTTGATGGACCATCTGGTTTTTATGCTCCAAACAGGACAGCTCAGACAAG TCATAATATGCTCGAGCTTCTCCACAAGGTGGATCAATCTGGGGAACATGGTGCTGTAAAACAATTTGACCCTTCTGACCATAATCGATCATTTGAGATGCCGGAGGCTGAAGCATCTGAAACATTTGCTGCCCATCTTAGGCGTCCTCAATCATCTGCTTCTCAaggttttggtttaaggttGGCCCCTCCATCGCAACGGCTACCTGTTTCAAGCCATTCTTTTCCATCTCAGAGTTCTTCACAAGCTGTTAACAATCTTGACTCGAGGCTTGCTGATCCAGAGGTGGCAGAGAGGGGCCAGACATGGTTGACTTCCACAGCTCCTGTGCAGTCTTTGTCTCATTCCCGTGAGATGTCGCAGAGGGAACATTGGGATAATAAAACAAGTTTTTCAGGACAAGCTGGCAATGAGAACTCACTTTCTAATATGCAGGGAAAATCTGCTGCATTTACCTCTTCTCTGCCATATCCAAGACATCAACATCATAGTCAAGGTGGTCCTTTTGATAGCCTTGCTTCTCGCTTAACACGGACAAACAACTCTCAGGACAGAGTGGCATCAGATCAATCTGCTCAAGCATTACTGCCTGGTTCAAGTAGCAGGGTGGCACCTTTTAACCTTGGTTCCCCTGCTGATACATCCCAACCAATCACCTCAAGCTCCTCTTATAGAGTTTCAGGCCAACAACTCCCAGTATTGGAGTCTGTCTCAGTCTCTCAGCCGTTGGTTACATCAGGCATGTCTCAACAGGGTGCCTTTTCAAAAATGTTGCATAATGTGTGTAACAATGTATCAAGGCAACGTCTATCTGCTGGTCAACCTCACAAGGTTCCTACCAGTTTGGTTCCCTCTATCAATCCATCATATAATAATCTGGAAACGACTTCGTTGGCACAAAAACTAGGTGATCAGGATGTCAAGAAAGGAGTAAATAATTCCTCAGAATATGGTGCATCTCCTACTAATCCTCAATGGTTTCCCCATGGCGAAGATCAACCAAGGAAAGAAAGCTCTTGGCATCAAGTACCATCTGAGAAGGCTGAGCGGGCTCAGCTGACAGAAGTTGCATCCCAAGGCCAAGATTCTGTGGCAAAGCAACTGTTGGATGGAAATTCTATTGCTTCTCCTTCATTGTTGGCTCAGAGACATCAACAGGAGATTGATAGAGGAAGGAATGGGAAGGATCCAGTTGTGGTCTCGCAAACAGAGTACCCATCCATCCAGAACCCCCCTTCTTCCAACAGAGATGTTGAAGTGTTTGGCCGTTCTTTGACTCCATCAAATATTCGTCAAAATTACTCACTGCTGCACCAAATGCAGGTGATGAAGGGTGTGGAGACAAATCCTAGTCAGAGGGTTTCGAAGAGGTTCAAAGGACCTGATTTTGATCCAGATGGTCAGCAGGCGGCTGCTAAGGCAGGACAACAGTTATCATATGGATACAGTGCAATGATCGGAGATGCTGCAGATCATGGACTGAAATCAGCTGCTCAGCGTAGCTCATTTTCATCAGGAGATACCAAAATGCTTAGCTTTTCGTCAGAGGTGAGAGAAGATCCAAATGCAAGTGTAGCTTCCCAGCATGCTCCTCCTCAGGATATGGTCACATTTAGTCGGAATGATTCTCAAAATCAGTCTAGTAATATGAATATGCTGTCAAATAGAGCTGAACATTCAAAAATAAGTCTGCAGATGGCACCATCGTGGTTTGAACAGTATGGGACCTTCAAAAATGGGCAGATGCTGCCGATGTATGATGCACGGAGAACTGCGAAGACTGCTGCTCAACAGTTCTTCTTTGAAAATTCTTCTGAGAGTTTGCCTACACATGCCCAAATAGAGCAAGTAAATGCTGCTGATGCCAGTCAGCTTAGTGGTGTTTGGCATGGTACAACAAGCGCTGTGGTTGTAAGTGAGCGCTCGTCTCCTCTTGGTTCTTTGCCACCAGATGCTACTGATCGAATTTTGGCTGCTGTGAGACCAAAGAAGCGTAAAAGTACAACATCAGGGCTTTTACCATGGCATAAAGAAGTGACCCAAGGTTCCCAAAGGCTGCACAATATCAG TGTTGCCGAACTAGATTGGGCTCAAGCTGCAAATCGACTAATTGAGAAG GCGGAAGAGGAAGCTGAAATTATCGAGGATGTACAACCACTGGTTCGACCAAGAAGAAGGCTTATATTGACGACACAGTTGATGCAACAACTCTTTCGGCCTGGCCCGGCATCAATACTCTCTGCAGAAGCCACTTCAAACTATGAAAGTGTAATATACTTCATTGCTAAATTGGCATTAGGGGATGCTTGCAGCCTGATCTATAGTCCTGGAAGTGGTTCACGTGTACAACCAGGCTGTGCAAACAT GACATCTGAGAAGGTCAAATTATCTGAGAGAACTGTTGATCAGTATTTATTGAAAGCCGTGGAAGAAATCATTGATAGAGTAAGGAAGTTGGAAAATGATTTATTGAG